One window from the genome of Sandaracinaceae bacterium encodes:
- a CDS encoding YbhB/YbcL family Raf kinase inhibitor-like protein: MRGPALRLAMNGLVFLGLMGCSDAVTELDAGEPDAGIREDTGPPDAGPPPPLALATTAFGDGEAVPQRHQCGPPLVPDGVGEDVTPALSWSGGPEAASYAVIVRDRSAGGLVHWVIYDIPGSTTAVDEGVPSGYEPPFPAGAKQAEIQGSGYFGYFGPCSGGRGNTYAWTVHALDVASLPDVDRGTPENDVAALVESISIASASFTGIY, from the coding sequence ATGCGTGGACCGGCGCTCCGACTCGCGATGAACGGGCTCGTCTTCCTCGGGCTCATGGGCTGCAGCGACGCGGTGACCGAGCTCGACGCGGGCGAGCCCGACGCGGGGATCCGAGAGGACACCGGCCCTCCGGACGCCGGGCCCCCGCCGCCGCTCGCGCTCGCCACCACGGCGTTCGGCGATGGCGAGGCCGTCCCGCAGCGCCACCAGTGTGGACCGCCGCTCGTCCCCGATGGTGTGGGCGAAGACGTCACGCCCGCGCTCTCGTGGTCCGGCGGCCCCGAAGCCGCGTCGTACGCCGTGATCGTGCGAGACCGCTCGGCGGGAGGGTTGGTGCACTGGGTCATCTACGACATCCCCGGCTCCACGACCGCCGTCGACGAGGGCGTGCCGAGCGGCTACGAGCCGCCCTTCCCCGCCGGCGCCAAGCAGGCGGAGATCCAGGGCAGCGGCTACTTCGGTTACTTCGGCCCCTGCTCGGGCGGACGCGGGAACACCTACGCGTGGACCGTGCACGCGCTCGACGTCGCGAGCCTGCCCGACGTGGACCGGGGCACGCCCGAGAACGACGTCGCCGCGCTGGTCGAGTCGATCTCGATCGCGTCGGCTTCGTTCACCGGCATCTACTGA
- a CDS encoding MYXO-CTERM sorting domain-containing protein — MTRTFVSLLALGACLLIAGPALAQTIPAGQRARVETLAQAPAARVLRDEAGRVRRAWGLEIPAAGMDATSRARDFLGRFGHELAMPADARLVPLSVHEAHGFTVVRFARHAHGGPVLGGTVVVRLRGERVDYVAAHRVAAPEARSPDARATRSIDEATAARLALAETQLERVLEAEAAALEQDGLLYPVWRVDVAGAHLHQRERVILGGDGALLARHPLSLDALGRVFPRDPTSDEDMTSDVELGFLTSRERLTGRYFRVESCNAGTRGCEPTQLATADAAGDFLFDPMEPAFDDAFAEVHTYHHANRAAAYFRDTHDFTWTCGGDSLMRVFVNYTEGPDVPYDNAAYSPSSGSDCGFMLFGQGASHDFSYDSDVVYHEFTHGIVDGIAGLGFFLVDALGVSYDPGAVNEGTADYFAATLSGDPFMAEYFMGASASGEGALRRLDNDLVCPDDLAGESHFDGRIWAGFGWEVREILGAEKTDALIFTTVASLEMIPSLAELAEVTMATADAMQAAGTLDADDRAVIQASLEGRGLVGCERVAPLDGGFTRIGFSGNGSLTSSAGGSIAPVHYRVDVPADATRLVITIESATFGEPDFLLHTRVGAPVRFVPSRTPPVVANGSLDPDARGRVVLTRETETPLARCETLYIAVVTENLRTVNAALYRIQATLEQSGLDESCEDPPTEEDASAPVVDAGVSADGGVTSPSGGGCGCRASGASPLPLGALGLFVTFLAFRRRRPR; from the coding sequence ATGACCCGAACGTTCGTATCGCTCCTGGCGCTGGGCGCCTGCTTGCTCATCGCGGGCCCCGCGCTCGCGCAGACGATCCCAGCCGGCCAACGCGCGCGGGTCGAGACGCTCGCGCAGGCGCCGGCCGCGCGCGTGCTGCGGGACGAGGCGGGGCGCGTGCGTCGCGCGTGGGGGCTCGAGATCCCGGCCGCGGGGATGGACGCGACGTCGCGCGCCCGCGACTTCCTCGGGCGGTTCGGGCACGAGCTGGCGATGCCCGCGGACGCCCGGCTGGTGCCGCTGTCGGTGCACGAGGCGCACGGATTCACCGTCGTCCGCTTCGCGAGACACGCCCACGGTGGCCCCGTGCTCGGCGGGACGGTCGTGGTGCGGCTCCGCGGCGAGCGAGTCGACTACGTCGCGGCGCATCGCGTCGCGGCCCCCGAGGCGCGGTCCCCCGACGCACGGGCGACGCGCTCCATCGACGAAGCGACCGCCGCCCGACTCGCCCTCGCCGAGACCCAGCTCGAGCGCGTGCTCGAGGCCGAGGCCGCCGCGCTCGAGCAGGATGGTTTGCTGTACCCGGTCTGGCGTGTCGACGTGGCCGGCGCCCACCTGCATCAGCGCGAGCGCGTGATCCTGGGCGGCGACGGCGCGCTCCTCGCCCGGCATCCGCTCTCGCTCGACGCGCTCGGGCGCGTCTTCCCCCGCGACCCGACGAGCGACGAGGACATGACGAGCGACGTGGAGCTCGGGTTCCTCACGAGCCGCGAGCGGCTCACCGGGCGCTACTTCCGGGTCGAGAGCTGCAACGCGGGCACGCGCGGCTGCGAGCCGACGCAGCTCGCCACCGCGGACGCGGCCGGGGACTTCCTCTTCGATCCCATGGAGCCCGCCTTCGACGACGCCTTCGCCGAGGTGCACACCTACCACCACGCCAACCGCGCGGCGGCCTACTTCCGCGACACGCACGACTTCACCTGGACGTGCGGCGGAGACAGCTTGATGCGCGTCTTCGTCAACTACACCGAAGGCCCGGATGTCCCGTACGACAACGCGGCGTACTCACCTTCGAGCGGGTCCGACTGCGGGTTCATGCTCTTCGGGCAGGGCGCCTCACACGACTTCTCCTACGACTCGGACGTCGTCTACCACGAGTTCACCCACGGCATCGTCGACGGGATCGCGGGCCTCGGGTTCTTCCTCGTCGACGCGCTCGGCGTCTCGTACGACCCCGGCGCGGTCAACGAGGGCACCGCGGACTACTTCGCGGCCACGCTGAGCGGGGACCCGTTCATGGCCGAGTACTTCATGGGCGCCTCGGCGAGCGGGGAGGGCGCGCTGAGGCGACTCGACAACGACCTCGTCTGCCCCGACGACCTGGCCGGTGAGTCGCACTTCGACGGGCGCATCTGGGCCGGCTTCGGCTGGGAGGTGCGCGAGATCCTCGGGGCGGAGAAGACCGACGCGCTCATCTTCACGACCGTCGCGTCGCTCGAGATGATCCCGTCGCTCGCGGAGCTGGCCGAGGTGACGATGGCCACCGCCGACGCGATGCAGGCGGCGGGGACCCTCGACGCCGACGATCGCGCCGTCATCCAGGCTTCGCTCGAGGGCCGCGGGCTCGTCGGCTGCGAGCGCGTCGCGCCGCTCGACGGCGGCTTCACCCGCATCGGCTTCTCCGGCAACGGGTCGCTCACGTCGAGCGCGGGGGGCTCGATCGCGCCCGTCCACTACCGCGTCGACGTGCCGGCGGACGCGACGCGGCTGGTGATCACGATCGAGTCGGCGACGTTCGGAGAGCCCGACTTCCTCCTCCACACGCGCGTGGGCGCGCCGGTCCGCTTCGTCCCCAGCCGCACGCCGCCGGTGGTCGCCAACGGCTCGCTCGACCCGGACGCGCGTGGACGCGTGGTCCTGACGCGGGAGACGGAGACGCCGCTCGCCCGCTGCGAGACGCTCTACATCGCGGTGGTCACGGAGAATCTGCGCACGGTCAACGCGGCGCTGTACCGCATCCAGGCGACGCTCGAGCAGAGCGGCCTCGACGAGAGCTGCGAGGATCCGCCGACCGAGGAGGACGCCTCCGCGCCGGTCGTGGACGCTGGCGTCTCCGCCGACGGTGGCGTGACCAGCCCCTCCGGCGGAGGCTGCGGCTGTCGCGCGTCGGGCGCCTCGCCGCTGCCGCTCGGCGCGCTGGGCCTCTTCGTCACGTTCTTGGCATTTCGCAGGCGGCGCCCTAGGTAA
- the grxC gene encoding glutaredoxin 3 codes for MPKVEIYTTRWCPYCHAAKALLDAKGVAYEEIAVDGDQQKRAWLMEASGQRTVPQVFIDGKPYGGFTDIAKLDRQGRLEALLAGDAA; via the coding sequence ATGCCGAAGGTCGAGATCTACACCACGCGCTGGTGCCCCTACTGCCACGCCGCCAAGGCGCTCCTCGACGCGAAGGGCGTCGCGTACGAGGAGATCGCGGTCGACGGTGATCAGCAGAAGCGCGCCTGGCTCATGGAGGCGTCCGGTCAGCGCACGGTCCCGCAGGTGTTCATCGACGGAAAGCCCTACGGCGGCTTCACCGACATCGCGAAGCTGGATCGGCAGGGGCGGCTCGAGGCGCTACTCGCCGGCGACGCGGCGTAG
- a CDS encoding carboxypeptidase-like regulatory domain-containing protein has product MGQRALVLVPLTLGLLLAVSCDGAAPTDAFELSGRVTALLEGGDAGDGIANARVVFSSDTRILSETTTDESGRYRMRVLTDVPFGQVRAEAEGFRTKEETVFFDTPQRRVDLQLRRVAGE; this is encoded by the coding sequence ATGGGACAACGCGCCCTGGTCCTGGTTCCGCTCACGCTCGGGCTGCTGCTCGCGGTGAGCTGCGATGGTGCCGCGCCGACGGACGCCTTCGAGCTCTCCGGCCGCGTGACCGCGCTGCTCGAGGGCGGCGACGCGGGGGACGGCATCGCCAACGCTCGCGTCGTGTTCAGCTCGGACACTCGCATCCTCAGCGAGACGACGACCGACGAGTCCGGGCGCTATCGAATGCGCGTCCTGACCGATGTCCCCTTCGGGCAGGTCCGCGCCGAGGCCGAGGGCTTCCGGACGAAAGAAGAGACGGTCTTCTTCGACACGCCGCAGCGGCGCGTGGACCTGCAGCTACGCCGCGTCGCCGGCGAGTAG
- a CDS encoding ADP-ribosylation factor-like protein yields MSFINYLSREINCKIVYYGPGLCGKTTNLQFIYNKTNPEAKGKMISLATETERTLFFDFLPLALGEIRGFKTRFHLYTVPGQVFYDASRKLILKGVDGVVFVADSQIARMEANLESLDNLRSNLAEQGYSLDKLPYVIQYNKRDMPAIAPSEELRSMLNPNGVPDFDAVAVSGQGVFETLKAIAKLVLTELKRSGG; encoded by the coding sequence ATGTCGTTCATCAACTACCTCTCGCGCGAGATCAACTGCAAGATCGTCTACTACGGGCCCGGCCTGTGCGGGAAGACGACCAACCTGCAGTTCATCTACAACAAGACCAATCCCGAGGCGAAGGGGAAGATGATCTCCCTCGCCACGGAGACCGAGCGGACGCTCTTCTTCGACTTCCTCCCGCTCGCGCTCGGTGAGATCCGCGGCTTCAAGACGCGCTTCCACCTCTACACGGTGCCGGGTCAGGTCTTCTACGACGCGAGCCGGAAGCTGATCCTGAAGGGCGTCGACGGAGTCGTCTTCGTCGCCGACTCGCAGATCGCCCGCATGGAGGCCAACCTCGAGTCGCTCGACAACCTCCGCTCGAACCTCGCGGAGCAGGGCTACAGCCTCGACAAGCTTCCGTACGTGATTCAGTACAACAAGCGGGACATGCCGGCGATCGCGCCGTCCGAGGAGCTCCGCTCGATGCTGAACCCGAACGGCGTCCCCGACTTCGACGCGGTGGCGGTGAGCGGTCAGGGCGTCTTCGAGACGCTCAAGGCGATCGCCAAGCTGGTCCTGACCGAGCTCAAGCGCTCGGGCGGCTGA
- a CDS encoding roadblock/LC7 domain-containing protein has translation MTNPQMVMYEEEFNQIQAIVDRLVKEANARVVFIIDKNGQLIAASGETEQLDTTSLASLTAGNIAATGGMAKLLRENEFTTQFHEGEQSNIHIQLVGNRVILVVIFDNKTSLGLVRLRVKKSSEELNGIFEILLQKVQDPARETPFAEITDEDIDNLFND, from the coding sequence ATGACGAACCCGCAGATGGTGATGTACGAAGAGGAGTTCAACCAGATCCAGGCGATCGTCGATCGCCTGGTGAAGGAAGCGAACGCCAGAGTCGTCTTCATCATCGACAAGAACGGACAGCTCATCGCCGCGAGCGGTGAAACCGAGCAACTCGACACGACGTCGCTCGCCTCCCTGACGGCCGGCAACATCGCCGCGACCGGAGGGATGGCGAAGCTGCTTCGGGAGAACGAGTTCACGACTCAGTTCCACGAGGGCGAGCAGTCCAACATCCACATCCAGCTGGTCGGCAACCGGGTGATCCTCGTGGTCATCTTCGACAACAAGACCAGCCTCGGCCTGGTCCGACTGCGCGTGAAGAAGTCCTCGGAGGAGCTGAACGGGATCTTCGAGATCCTGCTCCAGAAGGTGCAGGACCCCGCGCGCGAGACACCCTTCGCCGAGATCACCGACGAAGACATCGACAACCTGTTCAACGATTGA
- a CDS encoding cation-translocating P-type ATPase — MDWHVLDAPAAVAYWDADGERGLTGAEVSERRARMGENALPAPPRPSAWKQLFAQLADPLVGALLVAAMVSMGVAIFQGGDESWLARFSDTLAILLIVIVNALLGFFQERRAEQALDALQKMAAPNAKVVREGAVAVLPARALVPGDLVELAAGDAVPADLRLLSSQDFGTEEAALTGESTVVSKDAAATLRADAPLPERVNMVYMGTTSVRGRARGLVVQTGAYTELGRIGTLIRGAEQQDTPLEQRLARLGNIILLICLGLSVLLFVLGVVQGDRSWTILLLTAVSLAVAAIPEGLPAITTITLALGMQRMAQRGAIVRKLPAVETLGSATVICSDKTGTLTQNAMTVRAVETADGAFDVTGEGYADGGEVQRDGEPVDRDTTTLRALAEVAALCNSATFEEKDGQRRPVGDPTEAALLVLAKKLGVERAALLETLEVEKELPFDSDRKRMSVVARRPDGSRVAFVKGSPDQLLTLCDRVLRDGEIVPMDEETRAELGSRNEAYAVRALRVLALAIRPEPDEDVERDLVFVGFAAMLDPPRPEVRTAVEECHRAGIRVVMITGDHKLTAVAIAKELGIWREGSVAMTGGEIQETDEQRLLSKIENVSVFARTTAEQKLRLVRSLKRLGQVVAMTGDGVNDAPALREAQIGVAMGLGGTDVAREAAEMVLADDNFATIVEAVREGRAIFRNIQKFIFFLNSSNAGLVVAVIAGSFFEWMPQLTPLQLLWVNLVTNGLPALALGVDPPDPGQMSDPPRDPGEGIVGWNDFFGMLLVGIVMGGAALSLYWLPTWAPDLLAGGSHDHQLERCRAMAFTLLAVSPLFHAFNCRSRSRSAFTRPFSNRALWLAIAISFSVHAVTILVPGLHPVFKTYFLAPMEWAVVLGLAFLPIPIFEVIKVVLRATRGAAAPR, encoded by the coding sequence GTGGACTGGCACGTCCTCGACGCGCCAGCCGCGGTCGCGTACTGGGACGCCGACGGCGAGCGGGGCCTGACCGGCGCCGAGGTCTCGGAGCGGCGCGCGCGCATGGGCGAGAACGCCCTCCCCGCGCCGCCGCGCCCCAGCGCGTGGAAGCAGCTCTTCGCGCAGCTGGCCGACCCCCTCGTCGGCGCGCTGCTCGTCGCGGCCATGGTCTCGATGGGCGTGGCGATCTTTCAGGGCGGCGACGAGAGCTGGCTCGCCCGCTTCAGCGACACCCTCGCCATCCTGCTGATCGTCATCGTCAACGCGCTCCTCGGCTTCTTCCAGGAGCGGCGCGCCGAGCAGGCGCTCGACGCGCTCCAGAAGATGGCGGCGCCGAACGCCAAGGTGGTGCGCGAGGGCGCGGTGGCGGTGCTGCCGGCGCGGGCGCTCGTGCCCGGCGACCTCGTGGAGCTGGCCGCGGGCGACGCGGTGCCGGCCGACCTGCGGCTCCTGAGCAGCCAGGACTTCGGCACGGAGGAGGCGGCGCTCACCGGCGAATCGACGGTGGTCTCGAAGGACGCGGCGGCCACGCTCCGCGCCGACGCGCCGCTGCCGGAGCGGGTGAACATGGTCTACATGGGCACCACGTCCGTGCGCGGGCGCGCGCGCGGGCTGGTCGTCCAGACGGGGGCGTACACGGAGCTCGGGCGGATCGGCACTCTGATCCGAGGCGCCGAGCAGCAGGACACGCCGCTCGAGCAGCGCCTGGCGAGGCTCGGCAACATCATCCTGCTGATCTGTCTCGGGCTGAGCGTCCTGCTCTTCGTGCTCGGCGTCGTCCAGGGGGACCGCAGCTGGACGATCTTGCTCCTGACCGCGGTGAGCCTCGCGGTGGCGGCGATCCCGGAGGGGCTGCCGGCCATCACGACGATCACCCTGGCCCTCGGCATGCAGCGCATGGCCCAGCGCGGCGCCATCGTGCGGAAGCTGCCCGCCGTCGAGACGCTCGGGAGCGCGACGGTCATCTGCAGCGACAAGACCGGCACGCTCACCCAGAACGCCATGACGGTGCGGGCGGTCGAGACGGCCGACGGCGCCTTCGACGTCACGGGCGAGGGCTACGCGGACGGCGGCGAGGTGCAGCGCGACGGCGAGCCGGTCGATCGCGACACGACGACGCTGCGGGCGCTGGCCGAGGTCGCGGCCCTCTGCAACAGCGCGACGTTCGAGGAGAAGGACGGACAGCGCAGGCCGGTCGGGGATCCGACCGAGGCGGCGCTGCTCGTGCTCGCCAAGAAGCTCGGCGTCGAGCGCGCCGCGCTGCTCGAGACGCTCGAGGTCGAGAAGGAGCTCCCGTTCGACAGCGACCGCAAGCGCATGAGCGTGGTGGCGCGCCGCCCCGACGGCAGCCGCGTCGCGTTCGTGAAGGGCTCGCCAGATCAGCTCCTGACGCTCTGCGATCGCGTCCTGCGGGACGGCGAGATCGTGCCGATGGACGAGGAGACGCGCGCGGAGCTCGGCAGCCGGAACGAGGCCTACGCGGTGCGCGCGCTCCGCGTCTTGGCCCTGGCGATCCGCCCCGAGCCCGACGAGGACGTCGAGCGAGATCTGGTCTTCGTGGGCTTCGCCGCCATGCTCGATCCGCCGCGCCCCGAGGTGCGCACGGCGGTCGAGGAGTGTCACCGCGCCGGCATCCGCGTGGTGATGATCACGGGTGACCACAAGCTCACCGCGGTCGCCATCGCGAAGGAGCTCGGCATCTGGCGCGAGGGCTCGGTCGCGATGACCGGCGGCGAGATCCAGGAGACCGACGAGCAGCGCCTGCTGTCGAAGATCGAGAACGTCTCGGTCTTCGCCCGTACCACGGCCGAGCAGAAGCTGCGGCTGGTGCGGAGCCTGAAGCGGCTCGGCCAGGTCGTGGCGATGACCGGCGACGGCGTGAACGACGCGCCCGCGCTGCGAGAGGCGCAGATCGGCGTCGCGATGGGCCTCGGCGGGACCGACGTCGCGCGCGAGGCGGCCGAGATGGTGCTCGCTGACGACAACTTCGCGACCATCGTCGAGGCCGTGCGCGAGGGCCGCGCGATCTTCCGGAACATCCAGAAGTTCATCTTCTTCCTGAACAGCAGCAACGCCGGCCTGGTGGTGGCGGTCATCGCCGGCTCGTTCTTCGAGTGGATGCCCCAGCTGACGCCGCTGCAGCTCCTCTGGGTGAACCTGGTCACCAACGGCCTGCCCGCGCTCGCGCTCGGCGTCGATCCGCCCGATCCGGGGCAGATGAGCGACCCGCCGCGTGACCCCGGCGAGGGGATCGTCGGCTGGAACGACTTCTTCGGCATGCTGCTGGTCGGTATCGTGATGGGCGGCGCCGCGCTCTCGCTCTACTGGCTGCCCACCTGGGCGCCTGATCTGCTCGCCGGGGGCAGCCACGACCACCAGCTCGAGCGCTGCCGCGCGATGGCCTTCACGCTGCTCGCGGTCTCGCCGCTGTTCCACGCCTTCAACTGCCGCAGCCGCTCTCGCAGCGCCTTCACGCGGCCGTTCTCGAACCGCGCCCTCTGGCTCGCGATCGCGATCAGCTTCTCGGTGCACGCGGTGACGATCCTCGTCCCGGGCCTGCACCCCGTATTCAAGACCTACTTCCTCGCGCCGATGGAGTGGGCGGTGGTGCTCGGCTTGGCCTTCTTGCCGATCCCCATCTTCGAGGTGATCAAGGTCGTCTTGCGCGCAACGCGCGGGGCGGCGGCGCCGCGGTGA
- the sppA gene encoding signal peptide peptidase SppA, producing MLPILLRLLTNVFRLLTAPLWWLGHKAMRPRSRWVHIRLRPRIVEIEKDLPFFVEWIPGLTERRPTSLTTLRELADQVLDDDRIVGVVFDIPPLVAGWATCQSLRDLMVRLREGDKRVVAYLSRGGGNRELYVASAADRIVASPPSQLSPLGLAATVTYFKGLLDKVGVEVEVHRRAEYKTAVEPATRSEMSDEQREQTDALLATIDDALREALAARPNTDAAAVEKFFEDAILSAPQAVERGLIDAVGYEDELPTWLGEDRTVTPVVRGPRYYHWRKRRFLKRIAPERFIAVVPVHGSIAGGGPATRGGMQLGSTIATLRSARRNPMVAGVVLHVNSPGGSALASDLIHREVLRLKELKPVVACFGDVAASGGYYVSASADAVVAQPMTITGSIGVVSARLITEPLMERFGVKVDTIRKAPHADLLRRPGKLGERATEIIEREIDSFYRTFVRLVADGRGKGFDEIEPVARGRVWSGLDAKARGLVDALGGLDVALDEVRKRLEGRMSEKARAALRPRYTVVRRLEIPPAEPRKVGEAAALALLEGVHPQAAELWTLTRGGERVLAYAPGIPSIE from the coding sequence GTGCTCCCCATCCTTCTCCGACTCCTGACGAACGTCTTCCGCCTCCTGACGGCGCCGCTGTGGTGGCTCGGCCACAAGGCGATGCGCCCCCGCTCCCGCTGGGTGCACATCCGGCTGAGACCGCGGATCGTCGAGATCGAGAAGGACCTGCCGTTCTTCGTGGAGTGGATCCCAGGCCTCACCGAGCGCCGACCTACGTCGCTGACCACCCTTCGAGAGCTGGCGGACCAGGTCCTCGACGACGACCGCATCGTGGGCGTGGTCTTCGACATCCCGCCGCTCGTGGCCGGCTGGGCCACCTGTCAGTCGCTTCGCGATCTGATGGTGCGGCTGCGCGAGGGAGACAAGCGGGTCGTCGCCTACCTCTCGCGCGGCGGAGGCAACCGGGAGCTCTACGTGGCGAGCGCGGCCGACCGCATCGTCGCGAGCCCGCCGTCGCAGCTATCCCCCCTCGGCCTGGCCGCCACGGTCACCTACTTCAAGGGCTTGCTGGACAAGGTCGGGGTCGAGGTGGAGGTGCACCGCCGCGCCGAGTACAAGACGGCGGTCGAGCCGGCCACGCGCTCGGAGATGAGCGACGAGCAGCGGGAGCAGACCGACGCCCTCCTGGCCACGATCGACGACGCCTTGCGGGAGGCGCTCGCGGCGCGCCCCAACACCGACGCGGCGGCGGTCGAGAAATTCTTCGAAGACGCCATCCTGTCGGCCCCACAAGCGGTGGAGCGAGGGCTGATCGACGCGGTCGGCTACGAGGACGAGCTGCCGACCTGGCTCGGAGAGGACCGCACCGTCACGCCCGTGGTGCGCGGCCCGCGTTATTACCACTGGCGCAAGCGGCGGTTCCTGAAGCGGATCGCGCCCGAGCGGTTCATCGCCGTCGTGCCCGTGCACGGCTCGATCGCGGGCGGCGGTCCGGCCACCCGGGGCGGGATGCAGCTCGGCTCGACCATCGCCACGCTGCGCTCCGCGCGGCGCAACCCGATGGTCGCCGGCGTCGTGCTCCACGTGAACTCGCCCGGCGGCTCGGCGCTCGCGAGCGACCTGATTCACCGAGAGGTGCTCCGCCTCAAGGAGCTGAAGCCGGTCGTCGCGTGCTTCGGCGACGTCGCCGCGAGCGGCGGCTATTACGTCTCCGCGAGCGCCGACGCGGTGGTGGCGCAGCCGATGACCATCACCGGGTCGATCGGCGTCGTCTCGGCCCGCCTCATCACCGAGCCGCTCATGGAGCGCTTCGGCGTGAAGGTGGACACCATCCGCAAGGCGCCGCACGCCGACCTCTTGCGTCGGCCCGGCAAGCTCGGGGAGCGCGCCACGGAGATCATCGAGCGCGAGATCGACAGCTTCTACCGCACCTTCGTGCGGCTGGTGGCCGACGGGCGAGGCAAGGGCTTCGACGAGATCGAGCCGGTCGCGCGGGGCCGCGTCTGGTCGGGCCTGGACGCCAAGGCCCGTGGGCTCGTGGACGCCCTCGGCGGCCTCGACGTGGCGCTCGACGAGGTCCGGAAGCGCCTCGAGGGTCGGATGAGCGAGAAGGCCCGCGCGGCGCTGCGCCCTCGCTACACCGTCGTGCGGCGCCTCGAGATCCCGCCCGCGGAGCCGCGCAAGGTCGGTGAGGCGGCGGCGCTGGCGCTGCTCGAAGGCGTGCACCCGCAGGCGGCCGAGCTGTGGACGCTGACCCGCGGCGGTGAGCGCGTCCTGGCGTACGCGCCCGGCATCCCGAGCATCGAGTAG
- a CDS encoding stage II sporulation protein M, protein MRGFDVNRFLGERQGEWEELEDLLAQAESSGLKSLGIDGARRFGKLYRSVSSDLIRSRTELVDASITDYLNDLVARAYAQIHAGSGQRGKELLGFFLRGYPRLVRAEWKVIALSALLLLGGGAVGAGAVAIDSDALGVLIPEDHQAFTPGERIARDADRGAAAGDQAAAFSSFLFTHNIQVTFLVFAAGITFGVGTASLLFYNGVPLGALAMQYHQEGEGLFFWAWILPHGVPELTSIFIAGGAGLVVARGLLLPGRRRRRDALVVEGRRAARLVVGTMPVLVLAGLIEGTISQIHEPTIPYVAKLAFAVIVGAGLYAWLLVAGRERPA, encoded by the coding sequence GTGCGCGGCTTCGACGTCAACCGCTTCCTCGGGGAGCGCCAGGGAGAGTGGGAGGAGCTCGAGGACCTCCTCGCCCAGGCGGAGTCGTCCGGGCTGAAGTCGCTCGGCATCGACGGCGCGCGCCGCTTCGGCAAGCTCTACCGCAGCGTGTCGAGCGATCTCATCCGCTCCCGCACGGAGCTGGTGGACGCGTCCATCACCGACTACCTCAACGACCTCGTGGCGCGCGCGTACGCGCAGATCCACGCCGGGAGCGGCCAGCGGGGCAAGGAGCTGCTGGGGTTCTTCCTCCGCGGCTACCCCCGGCTCGTGCGCGCGGAGTGGAAGGTGATCGCCCTCTCGGCGCTCCTCTTGCTGGGGGGTGGCGCGGTCGGCGCGGGCGCCGTCGCCATCGACAGCGACGCCCTCGGCGTGCTCATCCCCGAGGACCACCAGGCGTTCACGCCCGGCGAGCGCATCGCCCGCGACGCCGACCGGGGCGCCGCGGCGGGGGATCAGGCCGCCGCCTTCTCGAGCTTCCTGTTCACCCACAACATCCAGGTGACCTTCCTCGTCTTCGCGGCGGGGATCACCTTCGGCGTCGGAACGGCGAGCCTCCTGTTCTACAACGGGGTCCCGCTCGGGGCGCTCGCCATGCAGTACCACCAGGAGGGCGAGGGGCTGTTCTTCTGGGCCTGGATCCTCCCGCACGGCGTGCCCGAGCTGACGAGCATCTTCATCGCGGGCGGCGCGGGCCTCGTGGTCGCGCGCGGCCTGTTGCTGCCCGGCCGTCGACGCCGACGGGACGCGCTCGTGGTCGAGGGCCGGCGCGCGGCAAGGCTGGTGGTGGGCACCATGCCCGTGCTCGTCCTCGCGGGGCTGATCGAGGGCACCATCAGCCAGATCCACGAGCCGACGATCCCTTACGTGGCGAAGCTCGCCTTCGCGGTCATCGTCGGCGCCGGGCTCTACGCGTGGCTGCTCGTCGCGGGGCGAGAGCGGCCAGCCTGA